A single window of Nitrospirota bacterium DNA harbors:
- a CDS encoding transposase, translating into MVIYRSAVERVFGTLKRSYGYTRVRYKGLLKKALHFSLLCFAFNLKKMNQLTMEGV; encoded by the coding sequence ATGGTCATATATAGGTCGGCAGTAGAACGAGTGTTTGGGACATTGAAACGCAGTTATGGATATACCAGAGTACGGTACAAAGGATTACTGAAAAAAGCTTTACACTTTAGTTTACTATGTTTTGCCTTTAATCTAAAAAAGATGAATCAACTCACAATGGAAGGAGTTTAG
- the truA gene encoding tRNA pseudouridine(38-40) synthase TruA translates to MSKRIRLTIQYDGTKYLGWQRQPIGKTIAGTIEAVLEDITGENVTLIGSGRTDSGVHALRQIAAFSTSSNHSPDIFMRALNSSLPEDIKITAAAVVDSGFHPQYDAKSKTYFYIICNSEVLSPFFYRYCCHLKRPLDVVKMTDAAKCFIGKKDFKSFTASDTDIKTTEREIFSLNISLMEHVELLGTVIEGNYIKITITASGFLRHMVRNIAGTLVDAGYGKVDTLRVIEIINACDRTLAGKTMPAKGLFLENVFY, encoded by the coding sequence ATGTCAAAAAGAATCCGGTTGACGATACAATACGACGGGACGAAGTATCTTGGCTGGCAAAGGCAACCCATTGGTAAAACCATAGCAGGTACGATTGAAGCCGTCTTAGAGGATATAACCGGTGAGAATGTCACGTTAATTGGCTCAGGCCGCACTGATTCCGGAGTTCATGCTCTCAGGCAAATTGCCGCTTTTAGCACATCATCAAACCATAGCCCTGACATATTTATGAGAGCCCTGAACAGCTCTCTCCCTGAGGATATTAAGATAACCGCTGCCGCTGTTGTTGACTCCGGCTTTCACCCGCAGTATGATGCAAAGTCTAAAACCTACTTCTACATAATCTGTAACTCAGAGGTGCTAAGTCCTTTCTTCTATCGGTACTGCTGCCACCTGAAGCGCCCCCTTGATGTTGTCAAAATGACTGATGCGGCAAAGTGTTTTATCGGTAAAAAAGACTTTAAATCATTTACCGCCTCTGACACTGACATTAAAACAACTGAGAGAGAGATTTTTTCGTTAAACATATCACTAATGGAACATGTTGAGCTTTTGGGAACGGTTATTGAAGGAAACTATATAAAAATAACGATAACGGCTAGTGGCTTTCTTCGCCATATGGTCAGAAACATAGCCGGCACTTTGGTTGATGCCGGTTACGGCAAAGTTGATACGCTAAGAGTAATTGAAATAATAAATGCTTGCGACAGAACCCTTGCCGGTAAAACCATGCCCGCCAAAGGTTTGTTTCTTGAGAATGTGTTTTATTGA
- a CDS encoding type II toxin-antitoxin system HicB family antitoxin, producing the protein MIQTFHFTIRQKNDRFVAECLEVDLYGEGNSSEEAVSDLRDSLFVHFEELRPFLKIYLKPVDSDSAVP; encoded by the coding sequence ATGATACAAACATTTCATTTTACAATAAGGCAAAAAAATGACAGATTTGTTGCAGAGTGTCTGGAGGTTGACCTGTACGGAGAGGGGAATAGCTCTGAGGAGGCTGTGTCAGACCTGCGCGACTCTTTGTTTGTCCATTTTGAGGAACTTCGCCCATTTTTGAAAATTTATTTAAAACCTGTTGACTCAGACTCGGCTGTTCCCTGA
- a CDS encoding lytic transglycosylase domain-containing protein: MTHKKPDNHKHADPNQQETLKNTFIKALDISTSKDDGQNRNILPAAGNQLPSIGLDDNKSSSASTSLYSAMSDYAYHDAMLASNNIAKRQDFEQSYKSLEDPGTVDNSKPADSKTDSSNANTMAPNSRVDKYDEVVQRAADKYGVDSALIKAVMRAESGGNSHAVSRAGARGLMQLMPATARDLGVRNSFNPRENIEGGTKYLRQLLDRYDGNVTQAVAAYNWGMGNLERRPSRMPAETKNYIAKVQSYYKNYSDISASTSGSDSPETS, from the coding sequence ATGACCCATAAAAAGCCCGATAATCATAAACACGCTGATCCTAACCAACAGGAAACCCTAAAGAATACCTTTATTAAAGCCCTTGACATATCAACCTCAAAAGATGATGGGCAAAACAGGAATATTTTGCCGGCTGCAGGGAATCAACTTCCCTCTATTGGTTTAGATGACAATAAGTCCTCCAGTGCATCCACATCGCTCTATAGTGCAATGTCAGATTATGCTTACCATGATGCCATGCTTGCGTCAAATAATATAGCAAAGCGTCAGGATTTTGAGCAGTCATACAAATCTTTAGAAGATCCGGGCACAGTTGATAACAGTAAACCAGCTGATAGTAAAACCGACTCCTCTAACGCTAACACAATGGCTCCAAACTCACGAGTTGACAAATACGATGAGGTGGTACAGAGGGCGGCAGATAAATACGGAGTGGACTCAGCTCTGATAAAAGCCGTGATGCGAGCCGAAAGCGGAGGCAACTCCCATGCAGTATCCAGAGCCGGAGCAAGAGGACTTATGCAGCTTATGCCGGCAACTGCCAGAGACCTTGGTGTAAGAAATTCATTTAATCCCAGGGAAAATATCGAGGGTGGCACTAAATACCTCCGGCAACTTCTGGACAGATATGACGGAAATGTCACTCAAGCCGTAGCAGCATACAACTGGGGTATGGGTAATCTTGAAAGACGCCCGTCAAGAATGCCTGCTGAAACCAAAAACTACATCGCAAAAGTGCAATCATATTATAAGAATTACTCCGACATATCTGCAAGCACTAGCGGTTCAGACAGCCCTGAGACCTCATAA
- a CDS encoding glycoside hydrolase family 19 protein, which translates to MSISKENLVLIAPASASVAESFVEPLNTAMDEFEISVNKKRQAAFLAQILYESTSLTHLEENLNYNEDGLKNHFGSHFSQEEFAVFARQKEKIANRVYANRMGNGPETSGDGYRYRGRGLIQLTGKDNYKKCGDALELDLVKNPELLKEPVSACRSAAWFWKKHGLNELADIDHFTEITIKINGGENGLVERKNFWAKAKEVLKSS; encoded by the coding sequence ATGAGTATTTCAAAGGAGAATTTAGTTCTGATTGCTCCGGCATCTGCATCGGTAGCAGAGAGTTTTGTTGAGCCATTGAATACTGCGATGGATGAGTTTGAAATTTCTGTGAATAAGAAACGCCAGGCAGCATTTCTTGCTCAAATTTTGTATGAATCTACATCTCTGACACATTTGGAGGAGAATCTCAATTATAATGAAGATGGTTTAAAGAATCACTTTGGCTCGCACTTCAGTCAGGAGGAATTTGCAGTTTTTGCCAGACAGAAAGAAAAAATTGCTAACAGAGTTTATGCTAACAGGATGGGTAATGGTCCTGAGACTTCAGGTGATGGTTATAGATATAGAGGGAGGGGGTTAATTCAACTGACTGGTAAAGACAATTATAAAAAATGTGGAGATGCTTTAGAGTTAGATTTGGTTAAAAATCCTGAATTGTTAAAAGAACCTGTTAGTGCGTGTAGATCGGCAGCCTGGTTTTGGAAAAAACATGGGTTGAACGAATTAGCCGATATAGATCATTTTACAGAAATCACTATTAAAATTAATGGTGGAGAGAATGGTTTAGTTGAAAGAAAAAATTTTTGGGCTAAGGCAAAAGAAGTTTTAAAAAGTTCTTAG